From a single Lentimicrobium sp. L6 genomic region:
- a CDS encoding glycosyltransferase family 2 protein: protein MDIILTILNIIQWVFFVYLLITTLYIFIFALAGLFKYKKPKPIDDKKRKYAVMIPGYKEDEVIVEVCEDALHQDYPKELYDVIAICDSYQPETIVALKKLPIKVIEVSFDKSTKSKALNKTMEVLGDDYDVALILDADNLMEEDFITKMDEAFRAGFKAVQGHRVAKNTDSNFAILDAVSEDINNHIFRKGSRIMGVSSAIIGSGMAFEYTFFKKMMSEVHAIGGFDKEIDLKMCRDGITIEYIEDAYCYDEKVQKAEVFQNQRRRWLSAQIVYFKRFFFKSFLALITKGNIDFFNKAFHTFLPPRILLLGFMGIIFFISLFFYPHPMAILWIKLFALVFITFVISVPRKFYNKQTLKAIISLPKGFFLMFLSLLKVRGANQKFLHTKHTSTGTNIKNIKNQKK from the coding sequence ATGGACATTATCTTAACAATATTAAACATCATCCAATGGGTATTTTTCGTCTATCTACTCATCACAACCTTGTATATCTTCATCTTTGCTTTGGCAGGTTTATTTAAATATAAAAAACCCAAACCCATTGATGATAAAAAGCGTAAATATGCTGTTATGATTCCTGGTTATAAAGAGGATGAAGTTATTGTAGAAGTTTGTGAGGATGCGCTACATCAAGATTATCCTAAAGAATTATACGATGTAATAGCTATTTGTGATTCCTATCAACCAGAAACCATTGTTGCCTTAAAAAAGCTACCCATCAAAGTGATCGAAGTATCTTTCGATAAAAGCACAAAGTCAAAAGCTCTGAACAAAACCATGGAAGTTTTAGGCGACGACTACGATGTGGCTTTAATTCTAGATGCCGACAACCTTATGGAAGAAGATTTCATTACTAAAATGGATGAAGCTTTCAGAGCTGGATTTAAAGCAGTACAAGGACATAGAGTTGCAAAGAATACAGATTCGAACTTCGCCATTCTCGATGCCGTAAGTGAGGATATAAATAACCACATCTTTAGAAAAGGCTCCAGAATCATGGGCGTTTCCAGTGCCATCATCGGTTCTGGAATGGCTTTTGAATACACCTTTTTTAAGAAGATGATGAGTGAAGTACATGCCATTGGTGGTTTTGATAAAGAAATAGATTTAAAGATGTGTAGAGACGGCATTACCATTGAATATATAGAAGATGCCTATTGCTATGATGAGAAAGTGCAAAAAGCCGAAGTTTTTCAAAACCAAAGAAGAAGGTGGCTTAGCGCTCAAATCGTTTACTTCAAAAGATTTTTCTTTAAATCTTTCTTGGCATTAATCACTAAAGGAAACATAGACTTCTTTAATAAGGCCTTTCATACTTTCTTGCCTCCCCGTATTCTCTTATTAGGATTCATGGGAATAATATTCTTCATCTCTCTGTTTTTCTACCCCCACCCAATGGCCATACTTTGGATCAAACTATTTGCTTTGGTATTTATCACTTTTGTGATTTCTGTACCTAGGAAATTCTATAATAAACAAACTTTAAAAGCGATTATTTCACTACCAAAAGGATTTTTCCTCATGTTTTTATCATTATTGAAAGTTAGAGGAGCCAACCAAAAATTCTTACATACTAAGCATACGAGTACCGGAACAAATATTAAAAATATTAAGAACCAAAAAAAATAA
- a CDS encoding glycosyltransferase family 2 protein, with the protein MENSNNSQNNLPLVSIVSVQYGHADVTIEMVKSLRKITYPNIEIIIVDNASPDENPKQVKEECPEIIYIESKENLGFAGGNNLGINVAKGKYILMLNNDTEVEPDFLEPLVAKMESDPSIGIVGPKIRFFHSPDTLQYVGYEPINPITQRGGAKGFGEKDVGQYEEDCEASYGHGAAMMVSMEAINKVGLMADIFFLYYEELDWAHRIKDAGYKIYYVHNSLIYHKESISTGGRVSPLRAYYMTRNRILYLRRNFSGMTYFLAILYQLFVAVPKNSLMIAIKGNPKYIRAYNKGVLWHLAHLFDKKIKLSPRLEESK; encoded by the coding sequence ATGGAGAATTCGAACAATTCACAAAATAACCTTCCTCTTGTAAGCATTGTTTCTGTGCAATATGGTCATGCAGACGTGACTATTGAAATGGTTAAATCATTGAGAAAAATCACCTATCCCAATATAGAAATCATCATTGTTGACAATGCAAGCCCCGACGAAAATCCGAAACAAGTAAAAGAAGAATGCCCTGAAATTATCTATATTGAAAGTAAAGAAAATTTGGGCTTTGCTGGCGGAAATAATTTAGGAATCAATGTGGCTAAAGGGAAGTATATTTTGATGCTAAATAATGATACAGAAGTGGAACCAGACTTCTTAGAACCATTAGTAGCCAAAATGGAGAGCGATCCAAGTATTGGAATTGTTGGTCCAAAAATTAGATTTTTCCATTCACCCGACACCTTGCAGTATGTGGGATACGAACCTATTAACCCCATCACACAACGGGGAGGAGCTAAAGGTTTTGGAGAAAAGGATGTAGGACAATATGAAGAGGATTGTGAAGCTAGCTATGGACATGGCGCCGCAATGATGGTATCCATGGAAGCCATAAATAAAGTTGGACTGATGGCTGATATCTTTTTCCTCTATTATGAAGAACTGGATTGGGCACATAGAATCAAAGACGCTGGATATAAAATATATTACGTTCATAATTCATTAATATATCACAAGGAATCTATTTCTACTGGAGGAAGAGTGAGCCCTTTACGAGCTTATTATATGACTCGAAATAGAATTCTATATTTAAGACGAAATTTTTCTGGTATGACTTATTTTTTAGCTATCTTGTACCAGCTTTTCGTGGCAGTACCAAAAAACTCGTTGATGATTGCTATCAAAGGAAATCCGAAATATATTAGAGCCTATAATAAGGGGGTATTATGGCATCTAGCACACCTATTTGATAAGAAAATAAAACTAAGCCCTCGCTTAGAAGAATCAAAATAA
- a CDS encoding G-D-S-L family lipolytic protein: MKNKYIFLAAIALGLLSCKPEINDGFEPSAGKADFSNYVALGNSLTAGYADGALYRRAQEQSWTNLLATQFKEVGGGEFVQPAVMSEQGILPGKLKLAVVNGSLAPVPAEDGDLEAFFPPLNYTVNNLGVPGAKVSHLLAPGYGNIENLAAGLANPYYIRFATTPNTTVIEQALAMNPTFFSLWIGNNDVLGYASSGGAGDFITPLADFTNYYGALAQTLASTGAKGVLANIPEITSAAYFNTVPNNALEIDATTAAQMNLGLSFIEGQMNAILSQAGLPEFSYNIEFKPGANLFLIEDNNFIYGDLLDAIADTTTDPLNKLLMQRVQFRQMTASELLTLRTPQDSLAMGMGSFMAVDGIALPLPFGIPNKYVLDADEMHLVATTINSYNTVIKNTAEQYDWALVDVNSIFNEVKDGITVDGINLNADFVSGGVFSLDGIHLSPRGNAMVSNYFIQAINKKYNSAISTVNISAYNGVEFP, translated from the coding sequence ATGAAAAATAAATATATATTCTTGGCTGCAATAGCCTTAGGCCTATTGTCTTGTAAGCCAGAAATTAACGATGGATTTGAACCCAGTGCCGGAAAAGCAGACTTTTCAAATTATGTGGCACTAGGAAATTCACTAACGGCAGGTTATGCCGATGGCGCTTTATACCGCAGAGCACAAGAGCAATCGTGGACTAATTTATTGGCTACTCAATTTAAAGAAGTTGGTGGTGGAGAATTTGTTCAACCAGCTGTTATGAGTGAACAAGGTATTTTACCGGGGAAACTCAAATTAGCAGTGGTAAATGGAAGTCTAGCTCCAGTTCCTGCCGAAGATGGTGACTTAGAAGCTTTCTTTCCACCCTTAAATTATACAGTTAATAACCTTGGTGTTCCAGGTGCTAAAGTGAGTCATCTCTTAGCCCCAGGTTATGGAAACATAGAGAATTTAGCAGCTGGCTTAGCTAATCCTTATTATATCCGTTTTGCCACAACACCAAATACCACTGTTATTGAACAAGCTCTCGCAATGAACCCCACTTTCTTTTCTTTATGGATAGGAAATAATGATGTTCTAGGGTATGCCAGCTCTGGTGGAGCCGGTGATTTTATCACTCCTCTTGCAGACTTCACTAATTATTATGGTGCTTTAGCCCAAACCTTAGCTTCAACAGGAGCTAAAGGTGTTTTAGCTAATATTCCAGAAATAACTAGTGCAGCCTATTTTAATACCGTCCCCAATAATGCCTTGGAAATTGATGCAACTACTGCTGCCCAAATGAATCTAGGATTGAGTTTTATCGAGGGGCAAATGAACGCTATCCTCTCACAGGCTGGCTTACCTGAATTTTCCTATAATATCGAATTTAAACCTGGAGCCAACCTCTTTCTTATCGAAGACAATAACTTTATATACGGAGACCTCCTTGATGCTATTGCTGATACAACTACTGACCCACTTAACAAGCTATTGATGCAAAGAGTTCAGTTCAGACAAATGACTGCCAGTGAACTTTTAACATTAAGAACACCACAAGATAGTTTAGCCATGGGAATGGGAAGCTTCATGGCTGTTGATGGAATTGCTCTACCTTTGCCTTTCGGCATTCCAAATAAATATGTTTTAGATGCTGATGAAATGCATTTGGTAGCCACAACAATAAATTCCTACAACACAGTAATTAAAAACACAGCCGAACAATACGATTGGGCCTTGGTAGATGTTAACAGTATTTTTAATGAAGTTAAAGATGGAATTACTGTTGATGGAATCAACCTAAATGCTGATTTTGTATCAGGTGGTGTATTCAGCTTAGATGGAATTCACCTTTCCCCTCGTGGGAATGCCATGGTCAGCAATTACTTTATACAGGCCATCAATAAAAAGTATAATTCAGCCATTTCCACTGTAAATATTTCAGCGTATAATGGCGTTGAATTTCCTTAA
- a CDS encoding OmpP1/FadL family transporter, with product MRNIIIISIFLIGMSISLFAGGYQVRLQGQKQTGMGLIGTSTNFGASSIFYNPGALSMMKTEYSFQVGANFINSNVIYQSTTSSYTAETDNPLSTPAYLYGAAKLSDKLTLGVGFYTPYGSSAKWDKDWAGKNLIQEISLQAFYIQPTLSYKINDKLGIGAGLVLVQGNVDLQKALPYSEQSYTRLKGSDFGAGFNIGVYYHATQKLNIGIAYRSQITMKVDGGTAIFRIPESLESIVAPNNKFSAELPLPANLDFGISYQVTEKFLAALEINYVFWGSYKELSFTFEEDGDILNNINTREYSNTLIPRLGLEYKLNNMFIFRAGGYFDPTPTNEKYFTPETVSLDTWAYTFGLSIMAYKNLSVDLTYLGTHGKESVKMYEPDNFEGRYKTAASIFGIGINYNF from the coding sequence ATGAGAAATATAATAATCATCAGTATCTTTCTGATAGGAATGAGTATATCTTTATTCGCAGGAGGATATCAAGTTCGATTGCAAGGACAAAAACAAACAGGAATGGGCCTGATTGGAACTTCAACAAATTTTGGAGCCAGTAGTATTTTCTATAATCCTGGAGCCCTGTCCATGATGAAAACAGAATACAGCTTCCAAGTAGGCGCCAATTTCATCAATAGTAATGTGATTTATCAATCTACCACCTCTAGCTACACCGCGGAAACCGATAATCCCTTAAGCACTCCAGCTTACCTTTATGGTGCTGCAAAATTAAGCGACAAATTAACTCTAGGAGTTGGATTTTACACCCCTTATGGATCCTCAGCCAAATGGGATAAAGATTGGGCAGGTAAAAACTTAATCCAAGAAATCTCTTTACAAGCTTTCTATATTCAACCAACCCTTTCTTATAAAATCAACGATAAGCTTGGTATTGGAGCGGGATTGGTCTTAGTACAAGGAAATGTAGATCTGCAAAAAGCTTTACCCTATAGCGAACAGTCATATACAAGATTAAAAGGTAGTGATTTTGGTGCCGGTTTTAATATTGGAGTCTATTATCATGCCACTCAAAAATTGAATATCGGTATCGCCTACCGCAGTCAAATTACCATGAAAGTGGATGGAGGAACAGCCATTTTCCGTATTCCAGAGAGCCTAGAATCCATAGTGGCTCCCAATAATAAATTTAGTGCAGAACTTCCTCTGCCAGCTAATTTAGACTTTGGAATCAGTTATCAAGTGACAGAGAAATTTTTGGCAGCCTTGGAAATAAACTATGTATTTTGGGGAAGCTATAAAGAACTTAGCTTCACATTTGAAGAAGATGGAGATATACTTAACAATATCAACACTAGAGAATACTCTAATACTTTGATTCCTAGATTGGGTCTAGAATATAAACTTAACAACATGTTTATTTTTAGAGCTGGTGGATATTTCGACCCTACTCCTACCAACGAAAAATATTTTACTCCAGAAACCGTAAGCCTCGATACTTGGGCCTATACTTTTGGCCTCAGCATCATGGCCTATAAGAACCTTAGTGTCGATTTAACTTACCTAGGAACTCATGGAAAAGAAAGCGTAAAAATGTATGAGCCCGATAATTTTGAAGGCAGATACAAAACAGCAGCTTCCATATTTGGTATTGGAATCAATTATAACTTTTAA
- a CDS encoding S41 family peptidase, with protein MKKWSLLALLFITTFTFAQSSLLRFPALDPSGENIAFTYQGDIWVMNLKNEIPVRISIHEAYDAYPTWSPDGNQIAFSSNRYGSEDVFVINKNGSGLKRLTFHPSNDKVNSWAIADRIVFETRRISAQVERDQEIFYVSPEGGNPTKLMEALGSNAIESPDGKQVAFVRGSCRIARQAYQGSANRDIWIFNKKDKSYTQITAENYNEFYPIWENDESLFYISSNGAQIYQLNHIFLPTMKIETKTSFKDFGLRYFSYAPEKKLLALESGNHIYLQESNSTKAMALNLKMDFENRKNNIKHETFTGEVNAYQVSPNGKYLASSIKGNIFITQAKDKDNFTKTLSNDSFINSDPVWLNDTCLLFISNRNGVNEVFSLASSDEKEVNLFKSLKHEIKKVISAEEDINKLVLSNEKTKVAYLIGDGQLVVADINEKGSTKNEITLLDTWAEPSGVCWSPDDQYLAYSKSDLDFNREIYIHKADNSMAPVNVSMHPRTDASPSWSPDGKKLAFSSIRNYGNYDIWYVWLQKKDYEKTMTEWKLEDSEDDDKKKDEDKVEVKIDFDQIYNRLFQLTSLPGNEGSPIFSEDSDFIYFTSNSNEDGKTDLYKIRWDKKEVKAITQKGKAGRGMQLSPDGKYLYLLNKGGKPGRLKLTGDKMENIPVKAVVDVDLQAQRAQVFEQGWKAINQGFYDPKFHRRDWNQIKDIYQSIALSASTDEDFREIFNWMLGEINASHMGLYGPRSKEKKAESAALLGIEFSSNNNGIQIDRILKGSPADKEESQLMPGDIITAINQEELSEESNLYEILANKTNQATILNVDREGNDKEIVIRPTSDLNTEKYNDWVEFNRNLVDELSNGELGYLHIKAMGWPSFELFERDLMAAGYGKKGILIDVRYNGGGWTTDYLMAVLTVKQHAYTVPRGATKDLEKEHKNFREHYAFGERLPFASWTKPSIALCNQNSYSNAEIFSHAYKSNNLGTLVGTPTFGAVISTGGKGLIDGGYIRLPFRGWYVKESDANMELVPATPDIIVDIKPDSRANGKDEQLEKAVEILLEQIQ; from the coding sequence CGTCATCAACAAAAATGGCTCCGGATTAAAACGTTTGACATTTCACCCTTCAAATGATAAAGTAAATTCTTGGGCTATAGCCGATAGAATTGTATTCGAGACTAGAAGAATTTCAGCTCAGGTAGAAAGAGATCAAGAAATATTCTATGTTTCACCAGAAGGAGGAAATCCAACAAAACTGATGGAAGCATTAGGAAGTAATGCTATTGAATCTCCAGATGGTAAACAAGTAGCTTTTGTAAGAGGTAGTTGCAGAATAGCTCGTCAGGCTTATCAAGGATCTGCTAACAGAGACATTTGGATTTTCAATAAAAAAGACAAGAGCTATACTCAAATCACCGCAGAGAACTATAATGAGTTTTATCCTATTTGGGAAAATGACGAAAGCTTATTCTACATCAGTAGCAACGGAGCTCAGATTTACCAACTCAACCACATTTTCCTTCCAACAATGAAAATAGAAACCAAAACTTCATTTAAAGACTTTGGTTTACGCTACTTCTCTTATGCACCAGAGAAAAAATTATTGGCATTGGAAAGCGGAAACCATATTTATCTGCAAGAAAGCAATTCCACTAAAGCCATGGCTTTAAATTTGAAAATGGATTTTGAAAACAGAAAAAACAATATTAAACACGAAACATTTACTGGCGAAGTAAATGCTTATCAAGTATCTCCAAATGGAAAATATTTAGCATCCAGTATCAAAGGAAATATCTTTATCACACAAGCCAAAGATAAAGACAACTTCACCAAAACATTAAGCAACGATTCATTTATTAATTCTGATCCTGTATGGTTAAATGATACTTGCTTACTATTTATCAGCAATAGAAATGGTGTAAATGAAGTTTTCTCTTTAGCATCCTCTGATGAAAAAGAAGTAAACTTATTTAAATCTTTGAAGCACGAAATTAAGAAAGTCATCTCAGCTGAGGAAGACATAAATAAACTCGTTCTATCTAATGAAAAGACCAAAGTAGCCTACCTTATCGGAGATGGCCAATTAGTTGTAGCCGACATCAATGAAAAGGGATCGACCAAAAACGAAATTACACTACTAGATACTTGGGCAGAGCCTTCAGGAGTTTGCTGGAGTCCTGACGATCAATACTTAGCTTATTCAAAATCTGACTTGGATTTTAATAGAGAAATTTACATTCACAAAGCTGACAACAGCATGGCCCCAGTAAATGTGAGTATGCACCCCAGAACAGATGCCAGTCCGTCTTGGAGTCCTGATGGTAAAAAGCTAGCCTTCTCCTCCATCAGAAACTATGGCAATTATGATATTTGGTATGTTTGGTTGCAAAAGAAAGACTATGAAAAAACCATGACAGAATGGAAATTAGAGGATTCTGAAGACGATGATAAGAAAAAAGACGAAGATAAAGTAGAAGTAAAAATAGATTTCGATCAAATTTATAATCGATTGTTTCAATTAACCTCTCTTCCTGGAAACGAAGGAAGCCCTATATTTTCTGAAGATAGTGATTTCATCTATTTCACCTCTAATAGCAATGAAGATGGCAAAACCGACCTTTACAAAATCCGTTGGGACAAAAAAGAAGTGAAAGCCATTACCCAAAAAGGGAAGGCTGGAAGAGGAATGCAATTAAGTCCAGATGGCAAATATCTTTATTTATTGAATAAAGGAGGAAAACCAGGGAGACTAAAACTCACAGGTGATAAGATGGAAAACATTCCTGTTAAAGCAGTTGTGGATGTAGATTTACAAGCCCAGAGAGCACAAGTTTTTGAACAAGGATGGAAAGCCATCAACCAAGGTTTCTACGACCCTAAATTCCACAGAAGAGATTGGAATCAAATAAAAGACATTTACCAATCCATAGCTTTAAGTGCTAGCACCGATGAGGATTTCAGAGAAATATTCAATTGGATGTTGGGTGAAATTAATGCCAGCCATATGGGCTTATATGGACCTAGAAGCAAAGAGAAAAAAGCGGAAAGTGCTGCTTTATTAGGTATAGAATTCAGCTCTAATAATAATGGAATTCAAATTGACAGAATCCTCAAAGGAAGCCCTGCAGATAAAGAAGAAAGCCAATTAATGCCAGGTGATATCATCACAGCCATCAACCAAGAAGAACTTTCTGAGGAATCTAATCTTTATGAAATACTTGCCAACAAAACCAACCAAGCCACTATTCTTAATGTAGATAGAGAGGGCAATGATAAAGAAATCGTCATCCGTCCAACATCAGACCTAAACACCGAGAAATATAATGATTGGGTAGAATTCAATAGAAATTTAGTGGACGAATTGTCCAATGGTGAATTAGGATATCTCCATATTAAAGCCATGGGTTGGCCCAGTTTCGAGCTTTTCGAAAGAGATTTAATGGCTGCAGGATATGGTAAAAAAGGTATATTAATTGATGTTAGATATAATGGTGGTGGATGGACTACAGACTACTTAATGGCTGTTTTAACGGTGAAACAACATGCTTACACAGTACCTAGAGGCGCTACAAAAGATCTAGAAAAAGAGCATAAAAACTTCAGAGAGCATTATGCATTTGGTGAAAGACTTCCTTTTGCCAGCTGGACTAAGCCAAGTATTGCATTATGTAATCAGAACTCGTATTCCAATGCAGAAATCTTTTCACATGCCTATAAAAGCAATAACCTTGGTACTTTAGTTGGAACACCAACATTTGGTGCAGTTATCTCAACTGGAGGTAAAGGCTTAATTGATGGTGGCTATATCAGATTGCCATTTAGGGGATGGTATGTAAAAGAAAGTGATGCCAATATGGAGTTGGTTCCTGCTACTCCAGATATCATCGTTGATATAAAACCCGATTCGCGAGCGAATGGGAAAGACGAGCAATTGGAGAAAGCTGTAGAAATTCTTTTGGAGCAGATTCAATAG